In Fusarium oxysporum f. sp. lycopersici 4287 chromosome 4, whole genome shotgun sequence, a genomic segment contains:
- a CDS encoding hypothetical protein (At least one base has a quality score < 10) produces the protein MSNLSINNHPLGELANIRPRTSNSSTRVDEDDVVYPEGGLEAWLVVIGAWFAMIPSMGLLNTLAVLQAWVLENELPHLPESTVGWIFGCYGFFLYFCGAQVGPIFDTHDIKLLIIPGSFGMVLSMVFVSFSTEFYQFLLSFGVLGGISASLLFNPSLAAIGHWFCKRRAFATGLACTAGGIGGIVFPLVILYLAPKIGFTWAIRVIALINMGAGFLACCLLRKRLPANKKAGASIDLKALADVKFASTTAAVFLIEFAVFIPYSYISAYAMHYGFNSQKAYLLNTLLNVGAVPGRALPGYVADRFGTFNTMCITSFVCAALILTLWLKAAGEEARTTSFTLLYGFWSGAAISLTPVCISQVSMIEDIGKRTGTAFFIASFGALTGIPIAGAILEAGDNSYRGLIVFAGILYISAFATFVLARGIAGGWRWAKLF, from the exons ATGTCAAATTTAAGCATCAACAACCATCCACTTGGAGAGTTGGCAAATATCCGTCCAAGAACGTCGAACTCATCGACAAgggttgatgaggatgacgtAGTATACCCTGAAGGAGGGCTGGAGGCATGGCTAGTTGTTATAGGAGCCTGGTTCGCTATGATTCCATCGATGGGCTTACTCAATACTCTCGCCGTGCTCCAGGCTTGGGTGCTTGAGAACGAGCTGCCTCACCTACCCGAATCAACGGTAGGGTGGATCTTTGGGTGCTATGGTTTTTTTCTCTACTTCTGTGGAGCTCAAGTTG GCCCAATCTTCGATACCCACGATATCAAGCTGCTTATCATCCCGGGATCTTTTGGTATGGTTCTCTCGATGGTGTTTGTGAGCTTCTCGACAG AGTTCTATCAGTTTCTGCTTTCGTTCGGTGTCCTAGGTGGTATATCGGCATCCCTCCTTTTCAATCCCAGTCTTGCAGCAATCGGGCACTGGTTTTGCAAGCGACGTGCCTTTGCCACTGGACTCGCATGTACTGCGGGAGGGATTGGAGGAATAGTATTCCCTCTCGTCATTCTATACCTCGCGCCCAAGATCGGCTTCACTTGGGCCATTCGGGTTATAGCTCTTATCAACATGGGAGCTGGATTTCTGGCATGTTGTCTTCTCCGAAAGCGGTTACCCGCAAACAAGAAAGCAGGAGCATCCATCGACCTCAAGGCTCTAGCAGATGTCAAATTCGCGAGCACTACGGCCGCAGTGTTTCTTATCGAGTTTGCGGTCTTTATTCCATACTCATACATTTCCGCCTATGCCATGCATTACGGCTTTAACTCTCAGAAAGCctatcttctcaacaccctgCTCAACGTCGGTGCAGTTCCCGGTCGGGCGTTGCCTGGATACGTCGCAGATAGATTTGGCACTTTCAACACGATGTGTATTACTTCGTTTGTATGCGCTGCACTTATTCTGACACTCTGGCTAAAAGCCGCTGGAGAGGAAGCGAGAACGACTTCTTTCACTCTGCTTTATGGTTTCTGGTCTGGTGCAGCTATAAGCCTTACGCCTGTCTGTATAAGTCAGGTTTCCATGATTGAAGATATTGGAAAAAGAACCGGAACCGCATTTTTTATCGCCAGCTTTGGTGCTTTGACCGGTATCCCCATTGCTGGTGCGATCCTCGAGGCAGGCGATAATTCATATAGGGGACTAATTGTCTTTGCGGGgatcttatatatatctgcCTTTGCTACATTTGTCCTTGCTCGAGGTATAGCAGGAGGATGGCGCTGGGCGAAGCTATTTTAG
- a CDS encoding hypothetical protein (At least one base has a quality score < 10), with product MRCNPSFCAILLGLAATTQGSSDLASNLKREATVTSSFNPKNATLAEFNAHAREVALSRIGNSTVCNKDNVRVRKLFENLTSNERISYTDALKCLMDLPAKTPSDLAPGAKSRYDDWVVTHINQTLTIHLNANFLGWHRWYIWEMERALRSNCGYRGPFPYWDWTKTEKETFEKSGVFDGSATSLSGNGAPLNYTDSDVIVINSQYPNMEVVFPHGTGGGCVTNGPFANITVNLGPVGLALVGNKTDTSGAGYKYNPRCLKRDLTDEILHRYVNETSVLTLLRDSSDIWWFQTIMSGAWGSRDIGIHPGAHNSLGGDPGRDFWVSPGEPAFWAHHANIDRVWWMWQMLDPEVRAANVSTAVNGPITMYDLYEPHKNATIFDLQNLGWVAEAQEVALGELMSTTEGMFCYVYE from the exons ATGCGTTGTAATCCTTCTTTCTGTGCCATCTTGCTTGGCCTGGCGGCTACTACCCAAGGCAGTAGTGATCTCGCCAGCAACCTAAAGCGTGAGGCTACAGTTACTTCGAGCTTCAACCCCAAGAACGCGACGCTAGCTGAGTTCAACGCGCATGCTCGCGAGGTAGCCCTTTCGCGAATTGGAAATTCAACTGTCTGTAACAAGGACAACGTGAGGGTTCGAAAGCTGTTCGAGAACCTCACCAGCAATGAGAGGATCTCCTACACAGATGCCCTGAAGTGTCTCATGGACTTGCCAGCCAAGACACCGTCGGACCTCGCCCCTGGCGCCAAGTCGAGATACGATGACTGGGTCGTGACCCACATCAACCAGACTCTGACCATCCACTTAAATGCCAACTTCCTTGGGTGGCATCGATGGTACATCTGGGAGATGGAGCGGGCCCTTCGTAGCAATTGCGGTTACAGAGGCCCCTTTCCTTACT GGGACTGGACAAAAACGGAAAAGGAGACCTTTGAAAAGTCAGGGGTTTTTGACGGGTCCGCAACCTCGCTGTCAGGAAACGGCGCGCCACTGAACTACACAGACTCTGACGTGATTGTTATCAACTCTCAATATCCCAACATGGAAGTTG TTTTCCCTCACGGTACCGGCGGAGGTTGTGTTACCAACGGGCCCTTCGCCAACATCACCGTCAACCTCGGCCCTGTAGGGCTTGCTCTTGTAGGTAACAAGACCGATACGTCTGGCGCGGGATACAAGTACAACCCCCGCTGCCTCAAACGCGACTTGACCGACGAGATTTTGCATCGATACGTCAATGAGACGAGTGTCCTCACGCTCCTCCGTGACAGCAGCGACATCTGGTGGTTCCAGACGATAATGTCGGGTGCGTGGGGTTCTCGCGACATCGGAATCCACCCCGGCGCCCACAACTCACTTGGCGGTGATCCCGGTCGGGATTTCTGGGTCAGTCCCGGAGAGCCAGCGTTCTGGGCTCACCATGCGAATATAGATCGGGTCTGGTGGATGTGGCAGATGCTGGACCCGGAGGTGCGAGCTGCAAACGTGTCGACCGCAGTGAATGGGCCGATCACGATGTATGACCTCTACGAGCCGCATAAGAACGCAACCATCTTTGACCTTCAGAATCTAGGCTGGGTCGCTGAAGCACAGGAAGTGGCGCTGGGTGAGCTCATGTCGACAACAGAGGGAATGTTTTGTTATGTCTATGAGTAG